The sequence GGGGCCAGATCGGCTCAACTATCAGCAATAAGCCCGAATGGCGGCGCGGGCGAAATCTTGCATCTCAGACCCACTCCATCCCATCTTCGTCATCACATCGTTGTTCACGCGACCCATGTTCGCGTTCGGCCTAGTGCGGTCCAGGCAGTACTGCTTCCCGGCGCGGATTACCTCGGTTTCGTTCGCGTAGGGCACGCCCTCGAGTTCGAGCAGCTCGATGAATTGGTCGTCGTCCTGACCAGCCTGCGCGGGCGCGACCGCGACCGCGCCGCCGACCCCCACCAGCAGCGCCGCTAACGCCGCGAAGAGGCAACGGCGAAAAGCATTGAATCCCATTTTCCTCCCCTACTTTTCTGGCCGCTTCTACACCCTGCATTTCGAGCAACCGCACACACACGTTACCGAAAGCCTGCAGCGCAATCCTCAAAGTCGATCGATCACGCCTCGACCAGCTAAGACGCGGCCGCCCAGCTAGGGACTCTGGGCCAACACCGGCGGCCGGGGCACTTCCTGGCGCCGATCGCCGGGAAAACACGGCGAAGCCCCGATCAGCGTCGGCGCCTGAGTCAGGTCGGTCCGGGCCTGAATATGCAGCACATAACCATCCGGGGCGAAGCCGAACCGGTTCGGCTTGTCGAAGCCGTCGCGCTCGACCACGTCCCAGCCCCAGCTCTCCCAGATCCCGCCGACCTGCGCGACGAGGGCCTTCATGTCGGTCTCGGGCGGCACCCTCATGTCGCGCCAGTCCTCGAGCTTCACCGGGGCGCCGCGGTCGGCGGGATTGTCCTCGCAGTACGTCGTGCCGTCACCCACCATGTAGCGCGTCCCGTCCAAACTGATGCCCTCCGGCA comes from Mycolicibacterium pulveris and encodes:
- a CDS encoding DUF732 domain-containing protein, translating into MGFNAFRRCLFAALAALLVGVGGAVAVAPAQAGQDDDQFIELLELEGVPYANETEVIRAGKQYCLDRTRPNANMGRVNNDVMTKMGWSGSEMQDFARAAIRAYC